From the genome of Gloeocapsa sp. PCC 73106:
TTTTGACCTCTGGTGGTGCATTACCCATAGCGATACTCCAACCCCCATAGTCGAGCATCTCTATGTCGTTAAAATTGTCCCCGATGACCATAACTTGTTCTCTACTGATACCTAGTAGCGTCTCAGCTAGATATTCTACTGCTTTACCTTTATTAACGCGAGGATGAATCGCTTCAAACAAATTATGAGCTGATTGAGTTAAATACAGTTCCTCGACGCTGTAACGTTGTCTTAAATCGGGGATTAATTTTTTCATGATTTGGTTGGGTTGATGAGCGATCGCTAGTAATTTAGTGGGAGGAGAATTAAGTAACCCGCGTAAATCCCCCACCGCGATCGCCTCCACTTGGGAACGTTCGGCGTATTCTTTGGTCGCAGGAGTCAATTCTTTAACGTAGAGTTGATCTTCTAGGTAAACGTGAAAGCCAAAATAAGGAGTTAACAGGGGTGACTCGAAGTATTCTAGTAGTTCTAGAGCGATTTTCACGCTAACGGGTAGGTGTTGGTGCATCTGTTGAGTACGGGGATTTTGAATCCAAGCGCCGTTATAAGCTAATAGGGGTAAATTACTGTTAATATCGTAGTAAAATGGCAAAGCTGAGCGGTACATTCTCCCGGTAGCTAGGGTTACTTGAATGTTTTGTTGTTGTACTCGTTGGATCGCTGATTTGACAACTGGAGTAATTTGATTGCTAGATCCTGCGATCGTTCCATCGATATCGAGAACTAATAATTTAATATCCGGGATTGACATGATTTAAACCTTGAGTCCACCATGCTAAAGCATAGGACTGATTGGGGTAATTAAGTTGACGATTATAAGATACCCGAATTTTATAACGACCCGTCTGGGGAATAGGACAAAAAATGTGCTCTACGCTGTCATTGACAGTTCTAGAAGCGCAGACACTAGCTACTTGCTCATTACCATCGGCGGGTATGAGATACAGATCTAAATTATTTAAGCCGCGATCGCGAAAACCTTCTCCCAGATCGTATTGTCCGTTTTGATTGCTATCTTTAAGCTCTATCCAACGATTCCAAACCAAGGTAATAGCAACGTAACTTCCCCCTCGCAAGGGTTCTTCAATCAGATAATCTTTATGTTCTCGGGTTTTTACTTCCCCGTAGTCCCATCCTTGGGTTGGTACAGGTGCTACAGAAGTCCATTGTCCCGCGCTCAGTTGTTGATAGGCGCGAAATGCGTTGAGATGTCCCGTACCCATTTCCAGATCCAACGCGATACTTTCGTTGTGATAAGCGTCTGATTCTAGCCAGGTGCGATTATTTTTAGTAAGGGTAGTTCGTTCCATCCCCAGAAAACGCCCATCTCCAGAATCCTGGATTTTATCGGCGGAGTTGAGTAGAACCGCTTTGGTTACCTCATGACGTCTTGAAGCTATACTCCAATTAGGCGCTCCTGCTGCTATTTGGCGATCGCCGTATTCTTGCAATAGCGCCACAGATGCTGTGATATGAGGTGCTGCGAAGCTAGTTCCGGTTACCGTCTCCTGTTTACCCTGTAAATTGTAGAGGGTCAGTTGATGTCCTGGAGCCACTAAACTGACCGCGCGCCTAGGTCCTGTGTTAATCTCTCTGGCAATCAAATTGCTGCCGATTCCCTGGGGTTTGGCGCTCAAATTGCCAAAATCTACTTTAATATACCTGTCTTGTCTTTTCGCTGTGTAAGCAGTAGTAATTCCATTGTAGTTATCCGTAGGGATGGGAATTCCTCCTGTACCTTGATTTCCAGCGATGATGTAGAGGGTATTATGAACCCGAGCGGACCAATCAATACATTGAGTCAGCAGGGCGTTTCCGTCGAGTTTAGGCTCTTCCCGGGAATCCTGGTGTAATGACTCTCCGAAGCTAAAATTAATCGCTCTGACGTCGGTACCGTTTTGTTGAGCTATGTGCTGAGTTGTCAAGCATTCCTCTGCCTGTCCACCACCTTGGATTGGACCTACTGCTCCTGAATATAAGCGAGCATCAGGTGCTACTCCTCGTAATCTTTTATCCTGACTGACCATCACCATCGCTACCATGTGAGCGTGACTATCGAGTTTGTTATTGGGTTGAGCCGTGCGATCGCGCTCAAACACCCCCGCTAAATTCAGTTTGGAGTTAACATCTAGTTTATCCCAACCCACTTTGCCCGGACGACCAATTTCTACCTGACCAATAGCGATCTTGCGACCAGTCAAATTATAAGGTTCTTGATGCAGTTTACTCGCGTTAATTCCTCTAAAACCTACAGAAATTTCCAGGGCGATCACTGGTGTCATCAAACCCATACCCAAGAAACTAACGGCGATCAATTTCCATTTTTTCCTCATTTGTGCGATGCCAAGGTAGTAATTACCGTACTTTTGACTCAAAAGACTTGCCTAAATCGTACCAATTGCGCTATTAATATATTTTAGTACCTTCTTAAGATTTTAAGTGCATCATTGGGAATTAAGAAGTGCTGCTCACAGAGCATTTGTACAATAAGTTATTTTTAGAAGTAGTGTATGACTAAACAAGTCGCTCACCCCATGGTGAAGTTTCAGCGTAAGGTATCTTCACTGGTTGATAGCAAAATTATCAAGCCAACGGATAGTATCTCCAAAATTGCTTTACTCTATGGCGAAGATTGGTCTTACTGGAAACAAGAGTTAGCAGAATTTGGTTTTTCAATGCAAGATCCAGTTCAAGAAGTCTTAGCAGTGGAAGCTTGGGACGAGGATTAATAAGCGTGCTTACTCTAAGGAGGGGTTTGCCGTTTAACCTTATATAGCTTACCTGAGGGGTTGTACCTTAACTTTGATAACTATACCCGTCAGGTTATCGTGACCATTGTATTGATTGGCTAGTTCCATCAGTTGTTTTAATTCCTGTTCAAGACTAACCTTAGAGCTAACTAAAGACAAAAGATGGGATTTAGCTTCGGTTTCCAAGAAACTATTGTCGGAGAAACCATCGGAGCATAAAAATAAAATGGTGTCTTCTTTGAAGTCGATGAACTGAATCTCTGGTTCAACGCAACTGTTATCTCTGGGTCCTAAAGCTTGAGTCAGTTGGTAAGCATCGTGGCGTCTATAGGCGATATCTGGATCTACACCGCAGAGAACTTCTTGTTGAGCTACCGAGTGATCGAGGGTAAGCTGATTGACACCTGTCTTACGAGTAACATGATAAACTCGACTGTCACCAACGTGAGCGATCGCTCCTTGGGTATCTTGGATTAAAACCATGACCAGGGTCGTTCCCATACGACCATTACCTGCGCGCCCATATTGCAGATTTTCCTGGTAAATTTTTTGATTAGCTAAGAGAATACCTTGGCGAATGCTAGTTTCTGTGGGAAGTTGCTCTTGCCAATTTTGCTCAAAATATTCTTTTAGGCTTTCTACAGCCATTCTACTAGCTACTTCTCCCGCTGCGTGTCCTCCCATACCATCACAGACCAAATATAAACCTCGAGCTGTATATTTAGTTTTTCGAGAGTTTTCCTGTTTTTGGATCTTGGTAACTATGCCATAATAATCCTCGTTATGGGTTCTCTGGTGACCGATATCAGTTACCGCTGCATCGCTTAAACTCAGCATTTGCATTGGCAAAATTAAAGTAGGCAAATTATCGCCTTCAGTAGGTTCAATGGGAATTTCTTCAGAGTCTTCTGGGATTGATTCGCTGTTGAACATAACAGAGGGAAGACAATACTCAGCTAAATCTAGTTGTGATTCAACTTCTTCTAGAGAGACCAGTAACTCGGGAATAGTAGCGATCGCTCCTTCCTGGAGATCTTGATACAATTTGAGGATAGACTCTTCAGTAGTTGGGAACAACTCCGACCATAAAAAACCCAAATCAGAGAGATTAGGGTCCTCCTCTGAGGTGTTTTGATAGATTTTCTGTAAAACCAGACACTCATCTTCATCTAAAAAAAAATTATCTACATGAAGTAGACTGTTAGTGAGTTGCTGTCTTGAGAATTCTTGCCAAAGAACGCTGATTTGATTCAAGTAAGCGAGTAGTTGTAAAGTAGGTAGGGGCGTAATTTCTCTCAAAGTCTGCCAGCGGGTGCGATCGCTCAAGAGTAAATATTCTCCTGTTTCGTCGTACCAAGCATCGTGAATCGAGGGAATCAGATCAGGCAGTTTTTCCCCAAGACTAATATACAATTGCACCAGAGGACCTAGTAAAGAGCCCCGATTAAGCAATGACTCAAGCTGAGAAATTTGTAGAGGTTTACAGTCTAGGACTTTGGTTTGAATCAATCCATCTGCAGTGAAAGACAAATCACCGATGATGCGATAGCGATGATTAGTATCCAAATACTGAAGTTGAGTAATTTTTTCTGGCTCTGTGGGAATAATTAAAGCCCACCAGGTTTGACAGTTTTCTTCTGTCAAAGGTACTAAAGCTTGTTCGACTAAAGAAGTTCCACATTGTTCACAAAATGTTGATTCGCTGGGATTTTCAAATTGACAATGAGGGCAAACAATCATCATAGTGGAACATTCTCCATTTTAGTCTTAGCTATATTTTATCCCCAAGGCTGGAATGTTGCCAAGATTAAATTTTAGTTCGTACTGTGTGGTATGATTAAGTTACATACTATTCGCAGAATATCTTAAGATGAGCGATTATTTAACTAAAACTTTGTCAGAATTAGCCCAAGAAATTACAGCAGACGGCACGATTGACCAAGAGGAAGTGACCAAAATTCGTGAACGCGTTTTCGCCGATGGAAAAATAGATCAAGATGAAGCAGATTTCTTGTTTGATTTAAACGACGCTACTTCTAATAATCATTCCAGTTGGCAAGAATTATTTATAGAAGCGATCGCCCAATAGTTACTAGAGGATCCAGATAGCCCAGGAGAAATTGACGAAACTGAAGCTAATTGGTTAATTAGTCGCATCGAAAAAGATGGAGAATACGACGCAACAGAAAAAGCTTTATTCTCTGTTCTTAAAAGTAAAGCGACATTGATGCACAG
Proteins encoded in this window:
- a CDS encoding Cof-type HAD-IIB family hydrolase; amino-acid sequence: MSIPDIKLLVLDIDGTIAGSSNQITPVVKSAIQRVQQQNIQVTLATGRMYRSALPFYYDINSNLPLLAYNGAWIQNPRTQQMHQHLPVSVKIALELLEYFESPLLTPYFGFHVYLEDQLYVKELTPATKEYAERSQVEAIAVGDLRGLLNSPPTKLLAIAHQPNQIMKKLIPDLRQRYSVEELYLTQSAHNLFEAIHPRVNKGKAVEYLAETLLGISREQVMVIGDNFNDIEMLDYGGWSIAMGNAPPEVKKIADWVAPSVEEDGVAVAIDKFF
- a CDS encoding serine/threonine phosphatase, which gives rise to MMIVCPHCQFENPSESTFCEQCGTSLVEQALVPLTEENCQTWWALIIPTEPEKITQLQYLDTNHRYRIIGDLSFTADGLIQTKVLDCKPLQISQLESLLNRGSLLGPLVQLYISLGEKLPDLIPSIHDAWYDETGEYLLLSDRTRWQTLREITPLPTLQLLAYLNQISVLWQEFSRQQLTNSLLHVDNFFLDEDECLVLQKIYQNTSEEDPNLSDLGFLWSELFPTTEESILKLYQDLQEGAIATIPELLVSLEEVESQLDLAEYCLPSVMFNSESIPEDSEEIPIEPTEGDNLPTLILPMQMLSLSDAAVTDIGHQRTHNEDYYGIVTKIQKQENSRKTKYTARGLYLVCDGMGGHAAGEVASRMAVESLKEYFEQNWQEQLPTETSIRQGILLANQKIYQENLQYGRAGNGRMGTTLVMVLIQDTQGAIAHVGDSRVYHVTRKTGVNQLTLDHSVAQQEVLCGVDPDIAYRRHDAYQLTQALGPRDNSCVEPEIQFIDFKEDTILFLCSDGFSDNSFLETEAKSHLLSLVSSKVSLEQELKQLMELANQYNGHDNLTGIVIKVKVQPLR
- a CDS encoding DUF4327 family protein, whose protein sequence is MTKQVAHPMVKFQRKVSSLVDSKIIKPTDSISKIALLYGEDWSYWKQELAEFGFSMQDPVQEVLAVEAWDED
- a CDS encoding S8 family serine peptidase: MRKKWKLIAVSFLGMGLMTPVIALEISVGFRGINASKLHQEPYNLTGRKIAIGQVEIGRPGKVGWDKLDVNSKLNLAGVFERDRTAQPNNKLDSHAHMVAMVMVSQDKRLRGVAPDARLYSGAVGPIQGGGQAEECLTTQHIAQQNGTDVRAINFSFGESLHQDSREEPKLDGNALLTQCIDWSARVHNTLYIIAGNQGTGGIPIPTDNYNGITTAYTAKRQDRYIKVDFGNLSAKPQGIGSNLIAREINTGPRRAVSLVAPGHQLTLYNLQGKQETVTGTSFAAPHITASVALLQEYGDRQIAAGAPNWSIASRRHEVTKAVLLNSADKIQDSGDGRFLGMERTTLTKNNRTWLESDAYHNESIALDLEMGTGHLNAFRAYQQLSAGQWTSVAPVPTQGWDYGEVKTREHKDYLIEEPLRGGSYVAITLVWNRWIELKDSNQNGQYDLGEGFRDRGLNNLDLYLIPADGNEQVASVCASRTVNDSVEHIFCPIPQTGRYKIRVSYNRQLNYPNQSYALAWWTQGLNHVNPGY